One part of the Cyclobacteriaceae bacterium genome encodes these proteins:
- the aroQ gene encoding type II 3-dehydroquinate dehydratase — protein MKIQIINGPNLNLLGVREEDIYGSRDFENYFEELKRKFPQAELHYFQSNIEGELINKLHEVGFNFNAIVLNAGAYTHTSVALHDAIAAIKTPVTEVHISNIYAREEFRHKNLITSKCVGLISGFGLKSYDLAIQHIVNQKN, from the coding sequence ATGAAAATCCAGATCATTAACGGCCCCAATTTAAACCTGCTTGGCGTACGCGAAGAAGATATTTACGGAAGCAGGGATTTTGAAAATTATTTCGAGGAATTGAAACGCAAATTTCCACAGGCCGAATTGCACTACTTTCAATCCAATATTGAAGGTGAGTTGATAAACAAGCTTCACGAAGTTGGCTTTAATTTCAACGCTATTGTTTTAAATGCCGGGGCCTACACACACACATCTGTTGCCCTTCATGATGCCATTGCCGCCATAAAAACCCCGGTAACGGAAGTGCACATATCCAATATTTATGCCCGGGAGGAGTTCCGGCATAAAAACCTGATTACTTCCAAATGCGTTGGGCTCATTTCAGGGTTTGGCCTGAAGAGCTACGACCTTGCGATCCAGCACATCGTGAACCAGAAAAATTAA
- a CDS encoding quinone-dependent dihydroorotate dehydrogenase produces MYKALIRPLLFLMDPERVHHLVFSLLRWKGSVPGFIPLLSALFSYRHTSLQRTLFGITFKNPIGLAAGFDKDAKLIDELASFGFGFIEIGTLTPKPQPGNDKPRLFRLPQDQALINRMGFNNGGVLAAVERLQKRKSDVIVGGNIGKNKNTPNEKALDDYAYCIEALYPVVDYFVVNVSSPNTPGLRDLQEKEPLRKLLTFVKAQVAAKLNPKPVLLKIAPDLTVEQLDDVIEILKETNTDGIIATNTTISREHLTTPTDIVQKIGAGGLSGKPLTHHSTEVIRYLRKQLGPDFPIIGVGGIMSVQDAIDKLNAGADLIQLYTGFVYEGPGFVKRIVKALVKKSSHH; encoded by the coding sequence ATGTATAAAGCTCTCATACGCCCTTTGCTTTTTTTGATGGATCCTGAGCGGGTACATCATTTGGTTTTTTCGCTTTTGCGATGGAAGGGATCTGTACCTGGATTTATACCCCTGTTGTCAGCGCTTTTCAGTTACCGGCACACCTCTCTTCAGCGTACCTTGTTCGGTATCACATTCAAAAATCCCATTGGCCTGGCAGCCGGCTTTGATAAAGATGCCAAACTCATTGACGAACTCGCCAGCTTTGGTTTTGGGTTTATTGAAATCGGAACATTAACGCCCAAGCCCCAACCCGGTAATGATAAGCCTCGATTGTTCAGGCTGCCTCAAGATCAGGCCCTGATTAACCGGATGGGGTTTAATAATGGAGGCGTGCTGGCAGCCGTGGAGCGACTACAGAAAAGAAAGTCGGATGTAATTGTTGGGGGTAACATCGGTAAAAACAAAAACACACCCAATGAAAAAGCGCTGGATGATTACGCCTATTGCATTGAAGCACTTTATCCGGTAGTGGATTATTTTGTCGTGAATGTTAGCTCACCGAATACACCGGGCTTACGCGACTTACAGGAAAAGGAACCCTTACGAAAGTTACTGACCTTTGTTAAAGCACAAGTGGCTGCCAAGCTTAACCCCAAACCCGTTTTATTAAAAATTGCACCTGACCTTACGGTTGAACAACTGGATGATGTGATTGAGATTTTGAAGGAGACCAATACCGATGGCATCATTGCCACCAACACTACCATATCACGTGAGCATTTAACAACACCGACTGACATAGTTCAAAAGATCGGGGCTGGTGGTTTGAGTGGAAAACCTTTAACACATCATTCAACCGAAGTCATCCGGTATCTGCGTAAACAGCTTGGACCTGATTTCCCCATTATTGGTGTAGGCGGAATAATGTCGGTGCAAGATGCGATCGATAAATTAAACGCAGGTGCTGATTTAATTCAGCTTTATACAGGCTTTGTGTATGAGGGGCCTGGGTTTGTGAAGAGAATAGTAAAGGCACTTGTAAAAAAATCTTCACATCATTAA
- a CDS encoding PorT family protein yields the protein MKKNVLLIAFLCSGIFTYAQFIPKAGITLSTINFDDSEYSATSIIGFSAGLAYSLNLGIFSVQPELLFIQKGTKFGYTYEEQDYSESENYDVTTNYIELPVLLKVSLGPDALKFHINAGPSIGYGFGGKYKYDYRENYFGDIYTESEKGKIKFGNEPEFNESDDLYIDNAIDFGVQVGGGVTIANKVMIDIRYGIGLSDLFEEQTSKNRVLQFTIGIPLGR from the coding sequence ATGAAAAAGAACGTCCTATTAATTGCTTTTTTGTGCTCGGGCATATTTACTTATGCCCAGTTCATTCCTAAAGCAGGAATTACCTTATCGACTATCAACTTTGATGACAGTGAATACAGCGCAACCAGTATAATCGGTTTTTCAGCAGGTCTTGCCTATTCATTAAACCTCGGTATTTTCAGTGTTCAACCTGAACTATTGTTCATTCAAAAAGGAACAAAATTTGGTTACACCTATGAGGAACAAGATTATTCAGAATCCGAGAATTATGATGTTACAACCAACTATATTGAACTACCTGTTTTACTAAAGGTTTCATTAGGGCCAGATGCATTAAAATTCCACATTAATGCAGGTCCATCAATAGGTTATGGTTTTGGTGGAAAATATAAATATGATTATCGCGAGAATTATTTCGGTGATATTTATACTGAATCAGAAAAAGGCAAGATTAAATTTGGTAATGAACCTGAATTTAATGAAAGCGATGACCTTTATATAGATAATGCCATCGACTTTGGTGTACAGGTAGGTGGCGGAGTAACCATTGCCAATAAAGTTATGATTGATATTAGATACGGAATCGGATTATCCGATTTATTTGAAGAACAAACTTCTAAGAATCGTGTTCTTCAATTTACTATTGGTATACCCTTAGGAAGATAA
- the rnhA gene encoding ribonuclease HI, translated as MIRIYTDGAAQGNPGPGGYGVVMKFNHHVKELSAGFRLTTNNRMELLAVIAGLEAIKKEGIPVSIYSDSKYVVEAVEKGWIWNWQKKNFAKKANADLWKRFIPLYHKHKPKFIWVKGHAGHPENERCDGLAVTAAQGPLLYTDTWYENNRDKAPE; from the coding sequence ATGATCCGCATCTACACCGATGGCGCAGCACAAGGAAACCCCGGCCCCGGGGGTTATGGCGTGGTGATGAAATTCAACCACCACGTTAAAGAACTTTCGGCTGGGTTCAGGCTAACCACCAATAACCGCATGGAATTGCTGGCCGTGATTGCCGGATTGGAAGCCATAAAGAAAGAAGGTATACCCGTTTCAATATATTCCGATTCAAAATATGTGGTAGAGGCCGTTGAAAAAGGCTGGATATGGAATTGGCAGAAGAAAAACTTTGCCAAAAAAGCAAATGCTGATTTATGGAAACGCTTTATCCCGCTGTATCATAAACATAAACCAAAATTCATTTGGGTAAAGGGCCATGCAGGCCACCCGGAAAATGAACGTTGCGATGGGCTTGCCGTAACCGCTGCACAAGGCCCTTTACTTTATACCGATACCTGGTACGAAAATAACCGCGACAAAGCCCCAGAGTAA
- the xerD gene encoding site-specific tyrosine recombinase XerD, producing the protein MWDLHIKHFGHYLKLERSLSENSIAAYVHDVELLKQYIELNKLKVTPLTIAPKHLQLFLQYINELGMSAYSQARILSGIKGFYKYLMFEELIEKDPTELIEGPKIGRKLPDTLNVAEIEQLLEAIDLSRPEGARSRAMLEVLYSSGLRVSELVELKINNIYFDVGFLRVIGKGNKERLVPLGRSAMKHLKIYLEEVRVHMPVKKGFEPFVFLNRFGKKISRVSVFTMIKALAGQIGLKKTISPHTFRHSFATHLIEGGADLRAVQEMLGHESITTTEIYTHLDRDYLRQVITEFHPRS; encoded by the coding sequence ATGTGGGACCTGCACATTAAACACTTTGGCCATTATTTGAAGCTTGAGCGTTCGCTATCGGAAAATTCTATTGCCGCCTATGTGCACGATGTGGAATTGCTTAAACAATACATTGAGCTGAACAAGCTTAAGGTTACCCCGTTAACCATTGCCCCAAAGCACTTGCAGTTGTTTCTTCAATATATTAATGAGTTGGGCATGAGTGCTTACAGTCAGGCCAGGATATTGTCGGGGATTAAGGGTTTTTATAAATACCTGATGTTTGAGGAGTTGATCGAAAAAGATCCAACCGAGTTAATTGAGGGGCCAAAGATCGGGCGCAAACTTCCTGATACGCTCAACGTTGCAGAAATTGAACAGTTGCTGGAGGCCATTGACCTGTCGAGGCCAGAGGGAGCCCGAAGCCGGGCAATGCTTGAGGTATTGTACAGTTCGGGTTTGCGTGTGTCGGAATTGGTTGAGTTGAAAATCAACAACATATATTTTGATGTTGGTTTTTTGCGTGTAATCGGCAAGGGTAACAAAGAACGGCTAGTGCCCCTTGGCCGCAGTGCCATGAAGCATTTAAAAATTTACCTGGAAGAAGTGCGGGTGCATATGCCTGTAAAAAAGGGATTTGAACCTTTTGTCTTTCTTAACCGGTTTGGCAAAAAAATATCCCGGGTTTCAGTATTCACCATGATCAAAGCATTAGCCGGGCAAATCGGGTTAAAGAAAACCATCAGTCCGCATACGTTCCGTCATTCTTTTGCCACCCATTTAATTGAAGGCGGTGCCGATTTGCGGGCTGTACAGGAAATGCTTGGGCATGAATCCATTACCACAACAGAAATCTATACCCACCTCGACAGGGATTACCTGCGGCAGGTTATCACGGAGTTTCATCCAAGAAGTTAA
- a CDS encoding gliding motility-associated C-terminal domain-containing protein — protein MDYGLKNYGLFILCCLLSVTAFTQTINRAEYFIDTDPGNGNGTSVTVSAPSANVNFNFTINTNALSIGFHTLGFRLRQNNGLWSHPNHTLFFITPVIPASNNLVTAEYFFDADPGFGNGTAFSFTPGNAVNIPALNVNIGSLSPGFHFISFRFRDDRGRWTHASAHSFYVIPPVTTDPATNITRMEYFFNTDLGPGNNTSIPITAGNPQSNSVPITLPGTLTPGFHQIGFRYRDNKNRWSHAETKTFYVLNTASLSNRQIVAAEYFIDNIHGTGTGTRIPGIVPATDLNQLVALDMTGVPTGNHTLSIRIKDSQGVWSLLETANFTVSACTPPAPPAATGVSRCNEGTVTLNATGATGAQVYRWYDDPILNNLLFTGSSFITPSLTTSKNYYVSIFDPGTNCESSRVTVAATVTTIAKPTINPLGNLSICQGSSVFLSAPSGFAQYIWSKDGATLTDATQQILATQSGSYTVQVGDGTCQSEASEAVILTVIPAPAKPVITVTGNTTICGTGSVDLTGPNGFEYLWSNGATTQTISVTQTGVFFLTIRTTGANCPSLPSDPVVVTVLTPPCGGGNPTNAPPAVNPTPLASQIEGKVDVDLTALVSDPDNNIDFSTLRVINNITARGVAAIIDASYFLKIDYTGNPFTGTDRITLEVCDLAGLCVQQVIDIEVVGAVVVYNGLTPDGDGHNDFLFIKYIDVVEGASQNRVMIFNRWGDVVFDIENYNNIDRVFTGLSKNGSELPSGTYFYKIELSGNKPLTGFITLMR, from the coding sequence ATGGACTATGGACTAAAGAACTATGGACTTTTTATTCTGTGCTGCTTACTCAGTGTAACAGCTTTCACCCAAACCATTAACCGTGCTGAATATTTTATTGACACCGATCCAGGAAACGGAAACGGAACATCTGTAACAGTTTCAGCACCATCGGCCAATGTGAATTTCAATTTTACAATCAATACAAATGCGCTAAGTATTGGCTTTCACACCCTGGGTTTCAGGCTGCGACAAAATAACGGACTGTGGAGCCATCCCAACCATACATTGTTTTTTATCACACCGGTAATACCCGCCTCGAACAACTTAGTAACCGCGGAATACTTTTTTGATGCCGACCCGGGCTTTGGAAACGGTACAGCCTTTTCATTCACCCCGGGCAACGCTGTAAACATTCCTGCACTGAATGTAAACATTGGTTCTTTGTCGCCAGGTTTTCACTTTATAAGTTTTCGCTTTCGCGATGACCGCGGCCGATGGACACATGCCAGTGCGCATAGTTTTTATGTGATACCGCCTGTAACTACTGACCCTGCAACCAATATTACACGTATGGAATATTTTTTCAATACCGATCTGGGGCCGGGCAACAATACCTCCATACCCATTACGGCAGGAAACCCTCAGAGCAATTCAGTGCCGATTACACTACCCGGAACACTTACTCCCGGCTTCCATCAAATCGGCTTTCGTTACCGCGATAATAAAAACCGGTGGAGCCATGCCGAAACAAAAACGTTCTATGTGCTCAATACGGCTTCACTTTCCAACCGTCAGATCGTAGCAGCCGAATATTTTATAGATAACATACACGGTACAGGAACTGGTACACGCATACCGGGTATTGTACCTGCGACTGATCTGAATCAACTTGTAGCGTTGGACATGACCGGTGTACCAACCGGCAACCATACGTTAAGCATCCGCATTAAAGATTCACAGGGCGTGTGGAGCCTTCTGGAAACAGCAAACTTTACGGTATCGGCCTGCACGCCACCCGCCCCTCCTGCGGCTACTGGTGTAAGCCGGTGCAACGAAGGTACCGTTACTCTTAACGCTACCGGTGCCACAGGCGCTCAAGTGTACCGTTGGTACGATGACCCGATATTGAATAACCTTTTATTTACCGGATCTTCATTCATTACTCCTTCACTCACCACCTCCAAAAATTATTATGTCAGCATTTTTGATCCGGGAACGAATTGTGAAAGCTCGCGTGTAACGGTCGCTGCCACCGTAACCACTATTGCTAAACCCACCATCAACCCTTTGGGAAATCTCTCTATTTGTCAGGGCAGTTCGGTATTTCTTTCTGCACCATCAGGGTTTGCTCAATATATATGGTCAAAAGACGGAGCTACGCTAACCGATGCCACGCAACAAATACTGGCCACACAATCGGGAAGCTATACCGTACAGGTAGGCGATGGAACATGCCAGAGCGAAGCATCCGAAGCCGTTATATTAACGGTTATCCCTGCACCTGCCAAACCGGTGATTACAGTTACCGGCAATACCACCATTTGCGGAACAGGTTCAGTTGATTTAACCGGGCCAAATGGTTTTGAATATCTATGGTCGAATGGGGCTACCACACAAACTATTTCTGTAACACAAACCGGTGTGTTCTTTCTTACGATAAGAACAACCGGTGCAAACTGCCCAAGCTTGCCATCAGACCCAGTGGTGGTTACTGTCCTCACGCCTCCTTGCGGTGGCGGCAATCCAACCAATGCCCCTCCGGCAGTAAATCCAACACCGCTGGCTTCACAAATTGAAGGTAAAGTGGACGTTGACCTTACCGCATTGGTGAGTGATCCGGATAACAACATTGACTTCTCAACCCTGCGTGTAATCAATAACATTACCGCGCGCGGAGTAGCGGCAATTATTGATGCATCATACTTTTTAAAAATTGACTATACCGGCAATCCATTTACCGGCACTGACCGCATAACGCTGGAAGTGTGCGACCTTGCCGGACTTTGTGTTCAACAGGTTATCGACATAGAGGTAGTCGGTGCCGTAGTAGTGTATAACGGCCTTACACCCGATGGCGATGGCCACAACGATTTCCTGTTTATCAAATACATTGATGTGGTGGAGGGCGCTTCGCAAAACCGCGTGATGATATTTAACCGCTGGGGCGATGTGGTGTTTGACATTGAAAATTACAACAACATCGACCGCGTGTTTACCGGGTTGAGTAAAAACGGCTCGGAACTTCCCTCCGGTACCTATTTCTATAAAATTGAATTGTCGGGTAATAAACCATTAACCGGTTTCATCACCTTAATGCGATAG
- a CDS encoding type IX secretion system membrane protein PorP/SprF, with protein MKRFQHIFGAFWLGPSHKADDRGCQPCRTNIRPFQMIVLLMFITLKTIQAQQDPLYSQYIFNPFIINPAYAGFSKDLTGLAAYRVQWAGMDGSPVTMNASGHMALADNRMGLGLTILQDKIGTNKTNEFLVSYGYHISFRNNSRVSFGLQAGVVNYRNDFNDLTIDKNDPKFQSSISEFSPSFGAGIIYSSDKFYLSVSVPKMLDGKTTTSDNIDVVLYSQQFYGMGSYLFTLSHRLKLKPFIMARYTAGAPVNTDFGVALNADDSYTLGLFTRSLHTYGAMMKINLGDMLRVGYIFELPTDKSVGLNYTAHEITVGIRTRLLRFHDLSTISDF; from the coding sequence ATGAAAAGATTTCAACACATTTTCGGTGCGTTTTGGTTAGGTCCCTCTCACAAGGCTGATGATCGCGGTTGTCAGCCTTGCCGCACCAACATCAGGCCATTCCAGATGATTGTCCTATTGATGTTCATCACTCTGAAAACCATACAAGCCCAGCAAGATCCATTGTATTCGCAATACATCTTTAATCCATTTATCATCAACCCGGCTTATGCCGGCTTTAGTAAAGACCTGACCGGATTGGCAGCCTATCGTGTGCAGTGGGCCGGTATGGATGGCAGCCCTGTAACCATGAATGCCTCCGGACATATGGCCCTGGCCGATAACCGCATGGGACTTGGGCTAACCATACTTCAGGATAAGATCGGTACGAATAAAACTAATGAGTTCCTGGTTTCGTACGGCTACCACATCAGCTTCCGAAACAACAGTCGTGTATCGTTTGGCCTGCAGGCTGGTGTGGTTAACTACCGTAACGATTTCAACGATCTGACCATCGATAAAAACGATCCGAAATTTCAAAGCAGCATCAGTGAGTTCAGCCCGAGTTTTGGGGCCGGCATTATTTATTCCTCCGATAAATTTTACCTGAGTGTTTCCGTTCCGAAAATGCTGGACGGAAAAACCACTACATCCGATAACATTGATGTGGTGTTGTACAGCCAGCAGTTTTATGGGATGGGTTCGTACCTGTTCACACTTTCACACCGCCTTAAACTCAAACCTTTTATAATGGCCCGATACACTGCAGGTGCACCGGTGAATACCGATTTTGGTGTCGCACTGAATGCTGACGACAGTTATACGTTAGGCTTGTTTACCCGAAGCTTGCATACCTATGGCGCCATGATGAAAATTAATTTAGGCGATATGCTGCGGGTGGGATACATTTTTGAATTGCCTACAGATAAGTCGGTGGGGTTAAACTATACGGCACATGAAATAACCGTTGGCATCCGAACACGTTTGCTACGGTTTCACGATCTGAGCACGATTTCGGATTTCTAA
- a CDS encoding PorT family protein: MLFNILLNRFVSGSFNGSYSNRFNPHEKVNANSRLVAGHYHCFCPNLTPRAGVTLSGSSYRPNADFAQTSTQQPMVGFTAGVGYDIFINDRFSVVPEINFVQKGMNVSEVDYPDGYEYKLNSEYKLNYLEVPVLVKLKFGGVTKFYVNAGPSVALGLGGTYKFRSTFGGLPLNEDVNSKIKFADKPTDYDGNNVYIDNRIDAGIQVGAGALLFGKVNIDVRYTTGVTNLINDTDFKNRVIAISLGVPLNLF; this comes from the coding sequence ATTTTATTTAACATTTTACTAAACCGCTTTGTATCCGGTTCGTTCAACGGCTCATATTCAAACCGTTTTAATCCACATGAAAAAGTTAACGCTAACAGCAGGCTTGTTGCTGGCCATTACCACTGCTTTTGCCCAAACCTAACACCTCGTGCCGGGGTTACCCTCTCCGGATCATCATACAGGCCCAACGCTGATTTTGCCCAAACGAGTACCCAGCAACCTATGGTTGGTTTTACAGCCGGTGTTGGTTACGATATATTCATTAACGATCGCTTTAGTGTGGTGCCCGAAATCAATTTTGTGCAGAAAGGAATGAACGTTAGTGAAGTTGACTATCCGGATGGTTACGAGTACAAACTAAACTCAGAATATAAACTTAACTACCTGGAAGTACCTGTACTGGTAAAATTGAAGTTTGGTGGTGTTACAAAATTTTATGTTAATGCCGGCCCTTCCGTAGCCTTAGGGCTTGGAGGAACCTACAAATTCCGAAGTACATTTGGTGGCTTACCCCTTAACGAAGATGTAAACAGTAAAATAAAATTTGCCGATAAACCAACTGATTACGATGGCAATAATGTTTATATCGATAACCGTATAGATGCAGGGATACAGGTTGGCGCGGGCGCACTGCTTTTCGGGAAAGTAAATATTGATGTACGCTACACAACGGGCGTTACCAACCTGATCAATGATACAGACTTCAAGAATCGCGTTATTGCAATTAGCCTTGGTGTCCCGTTAAATCTGTTTTGA
- a CDS encoding aminotransferase class V-fold PLP-dependent enzyme — translation MVSFYPGPSRVYTKVPQYVKDAYAQGIMSINHRSDEFVGISKRTVALLKEKLNIPVEYTIYFVSSATECWEIIAQSLTQKESIHIYNGAFGEKWFQYTKKLKPDAKSLVFHREEALVPGKLIFNTTGVICLTQNETSNGTQVKNETIQSIRKNNPDSLLAVDATSSMGGVRLNFFSADIWFASVQKCFGLPAGLGILICSPQAIERAQSINNRQHYNSVLLLDDMMKRWQTSYTPNVLAIYLLMRVMESVKPIDSINKTIISRYKKWEAFFDKKSEQLNLLINNKTVRSQTVLTIEAKPVVIENVKAQAKKAGMLLGNGYGNLKSTTFRIANFPAIQRKEIAHLMDFLHDFI, via the coding sequence ATGGTGTCCTTTTATCCAGGCCCTTCACGTGTTTACACTAAAGTACCGCAGTACGTAAAAGATGCCTACGCGCAAGGGATTATGAGCATCAATCACCGAAGCGATGAGTTTGTGGGTATTTCGAAAAGAACAGTTGCTTTGCTAAAGGAAAAACTGAACATCCCGGTTGAATACACCATTTACTTTGTATCGTCTGCAACCGAATGTTGGGAGATTATAGCACAGTCGCTAACCCAAAAAGAATCCATCCATATTTACAATGGCGCTTTTGGCGAAAAATGGTTTCAGTATACGAAAAAATTAAAGCCCGATGCCAAATCACTTGTGTTCCATCGTGAAGAAGCCCTGGTACCCGGTAAATTAATTTTTAACACAACAGGTGTTATATGTTTAACACAGAATGAAACTTCAAACGGGACACAGGTAAAAAATGAAACTATCCAATCCATCCGAAAAAATAATCCAGACAGCTTGTTGGCCGTAGATGCCACTTCATCGATGGGTGGTGTCAGGTTAAATTTTTTCTCGGCCGACATTTGGTTTGCGTCTGTTCAGAAATGCTTTGGATTGCCTGCAGGGTTAGGAATACTCATCTGTTCACCACAGGCCATCGAACGCGCCCAATCCATAAACAACCGGCAACATTACAACAGCGTTTTGCTTTTGGATGACATGATGAAGCGTTGGCAGACATCCTATACCCCGAATGTGTTAGCCATATATTTACTGATGCGGGTTATGGAATCGGTTAAGCCCATCGATAGCATTAACAAAACGATTATTAGCCGTTATAAAAAATGGGAAGCTTTTTTTGACAAAAAGAGTGAACAATTGAACCTGCTGATAAATAACAAAACAGTGCGCTCGCAAACTGTACTAACCATAGAAGCAAAACCTGTAGTTATTGAAAACGTAAAAGCCCAGGCAAAAAAAGCAGGCATGCTGCTGGGCAATGGTTATGGCAATTTAAAAAGTACAACCTTTCGCATTGCCAATTTCCCCGCTATACAACGCAAGGAGATTGCCCACCTCATGGATTTTCTGCACGATTTTATTTAA
- a CDS encoding MarC family protein — protein sequence MANLKEIFSVTLILFSVIDIIGSIPFIIIIKKREGRIHAEKATIISAVLMVGFLFLGQSILKLFGLDVASFAVAGSIVIFIVAMEMILGITLIRDDPEAKGSGSVVPLAFPLIAGAGTLTTILSLRAVYEQTNVLIGILVNLVFVYLVLRSSSWLERKLGKSVFSVLRRVFGVILLAIAVKIFKDNVSFG from the coding sequence ATGGCCAACCTGAAAGAAATTTTTTCTGTAACACTCATCCTCTTTTCCGTTATTGATATCATCGGATCGATACCCTTCATCATCATCATTAAAAAACGCGAAGGAAGGATACATGCCGAAAAAGCCACCATTATTTCAGCGGTACTTATGGTGGGTTTTCTTTTTCTTGGGCAATCTATCCTTAAATTATTCGGCCTTGATGTTGCGTCTTTTGCTGTGGCCGGCTCCATCGTGATTTTTATTGTTGCCATGGAGATGATACTGGGCATAACCCTGATCCGCGATGACCCTGAAGCAAAAGGTTCGGGATCGGTGGTGCCCCTGGCTTTTCCCCTTATTGCAGGTGCCGGTACTTTAACAACCATACTTTCCCTTCGTGCTGTTTATGAACAAACCAACGTGCTTATCGGTATCCTGGTAAACCTGGTTTTCGTTTACCTTGTGTTGCGCTCATCATCATGGCTGGAACGAAAACTTGGCAAGTCGGTGTTCTCAGTTTTACGCAGGGTGTTTGGTGTAATACTGCTGGCCATTGCCGTTAAGATTTTCAAGGACAATGTTTCCTTCGGATGA
- a CDS encoding DUF4136 domain-containing protein produces the protein MNPQKALMVSLFVFLSANLLCQDFTTSTASGVDLLKYETFTVVRGSVIANADQPINKEALYEAIKPSIIRELEMRGYKFLEDSTAQLTVSYVVETTIRMDVQRQGQIGQFVVTNPSGANQDQGWSREFTQGMLILEIEDTARKTAVWSAEGMMDITRTRGSNLLDAAVRNAFRKFPDRNKKVKTGKQRKK, from the coding sequence ATGAACCCGCAGAAAGCATTAATGGTAAGTCTTTTTGTTTTTCTTTCGGCAAATCTTCTTTGTCAGGATTTCACCACCTCTACGGCCAGCGGGGTCGATCTGTTAAAATACGAAACGTTCACCGTTGTACGCGGGAGCGTAATTGCCAATGCCGATCAGCCGATCAATAAAGAGGCACTATATGAGGCCATAAAACCATCTATAATCAGGGAGTTGGAAATGCGTGGTTATAAATTTTTGGAAGACTCTACAGCCCAACTCACGGTTTCTTATGTTGTGGAAACCACCATCCGAATGGATGTGCAACGCCAGGGGCAAATCGGCCAGTTTGTGGTCACCAATCCATCGGGTGCAAACCAGGATCAGGGCTGGTCGAGAGAATTTACACAGGGTATGCTTATTTTAGAGATTGAAGACACCGCCCGCAAAACAGCGGTCTGGTCGGCCGAAGGTATGATGGACATTACCCGTACCCGGGGAAGCAACTTGTTAGATGCAGCTGTACGCAATGCCTTCCGAAAGTTTCCCGACAGAAACAAAAAGGTGAAAACGGGTAAACAACGAAAAAAGTAA